The following is a genomic window from Nitrososphaerales archaeon.
GAATGCAAGGAAGAGAAAGATGCAGAGGAAGGAGCTGATGTTGCGAATAATTTGCTATAACATTGGGATAGTCAATTTGCAGGAGATCAAGAATAGCATGGCAGAATAGACTTTCAGGACACAGCCCAGTTTTACTAAATACTTAAATAGCCTTATTAATTGATTAACCGCACAATGAACAAAACCGTAATCGCTGGAATAGCGGCAGGGGTACTCGTTCTTGGACTAATTCTCGCTCCAATGTCGGTAGATCAATTTGCATCGGGCAAGCGTCTGGAGAGGATAGTTGTAACGCAAAAGGTAGAATCAATGCAGGACCCCGGACAGGGTCATGAATCACATCAAATAGCGATAATCCTTCCGCCAAAGGATGGCGTAGTTTATAGTGGAAGGTTCAGTTATAGTGCAACAGCGCCGGTAGAGGTGGTTGTATTGCATGACATAAAGCCAGGAGAAACACCGGCTGCAGTATACACAATAGATGGTACGAAGAAGTGGGGACTATCACTAATATTCCCAGGTGGCGACACAAAAGGTGCTAGAGCAGCATCAATGTCTTTTGCTGGTGCCGCATTGGCATTGCACACACTTGACGGCACCAAATTCAGCGCAGATGTTACTATACATGCACAGGCAAGAGCAATTAAAGGTCAGCTACCAAGCATGCTTCCTGAAAAGCCACCGGTGGAAAGGCCAACAGGTGTTAGAACCATAACAGTAAGTGAATGGCAGCCTTGGTTCCAACCATCAGCATTACAAATTGAACCAGGAACACCAGTTGTCTGGGATGCACAGGAAACAGCATCAATACACACCATTACATTTGTGACTAGAGTTACTGACTTGCAGTTGAACATGGACCCGGCATTCACAGCAAAGACACACACATTACTATCTCCAGGTGATATCTCTCCTCCATTTACACCGGAGGCTGGAGTGTATGTGTATGTATGTGCTATACACCCTTACATGACAGGGGTTATATCAGCAGGTGTTCCATACAATGCAATAACCGGCGAAGTAGGAACGGGGCCAAACGATCCAACGGTAGCCAAGTTTGCGCCATGGTATGCAAGTGTTGCGCCATGGCAAGACCAGAGGCCATTCAGAGATCCACCTGCTACACCTGGTGTAGGTGAAATATTTGTGGATACACAGTTTGAGGTTGTAAGAGACAAGGAGTCTATTGGTGGCAAGTTTGGCAACCCATGGCCGGGCTCCGTAACTGTTGTTGATGCATCAACGTGGCAGGTTACGAATAAAATATGGAGAGGATTAAATGGACCCCACAACTTGGACGTTTCTCCAGATGGAAAATACATCATCCAAACAAACTGGCATGATGACTATATCACATTGATCGATGCACGAAGCAAAACTGTCGTAAAGAACTACATTCAGACAGGTCCAGATCCAGCACACATTGCTTGGACAGAAGACAACATGATAATTGCTAGCATAAACGCTGGTGCTGAGCTGCAGATATTTGATGGCAAACAAGTAACAGATCCTAACGTACCAGCATCGGACATAAAGCCAGTTGGAAGTATAAAGGCATCAGTTGCACTTGCAGGACCGCATGGAATCTGGTATAGGGATCGCATGGTGTCTGTACCATACCACTTGGCAAACCATATGGTTGTAGTAGACGTTGATGAGAAGAAGGAATTATTCAAACCCATCAACACCAGTGAAATTGACGATCCATTTGACAAGGGTGGAGGAAAGATCGGTCCGGGCATTAATTTGGCATCATATATGGGTCCAGAGATCAACGGACACAGATTCTGGGTAACATCAGAAGTTTTGCTGTCACATGCAAAGTTGCTGCAAGGACGATTGATATTGCATGATATCGGAAGTGCTGTTGGAGGTCCATCAAATCCAAAACTGGTGAAGGTTCTTGAAGTTGGTTCTATACCAATTCAGACTCCAATAAGTCCAGATGGAAAATACGTTGTAACTGCAAACTCTGGAGGGCTAGGCGTACCTGGAGAAATATATGTAACACAGTTGGACTATAACAATCCGGAAAATTCAAGAGTAGTAGCAAAGCTTCCATCATATCCAGGCTCTCATGGTGTAGCATATGGATACAAGCAAGGCGGAGGACTGTATGCGTATGTTACTAACAAGTTTGCACCAGTGCTGCAAGTGGTAGATCTCACCACTAGTCCGCCAAGATTAGCAGGCGAAGTCGATCTGGGTAATGGTTGGGGCGGAATGGGTATAGTCTCTGTGCCTAGTGCAGGTTATTACGCAACACTTGATCAGCATCCACTGGGAAGGCTGTACAAGTAACCACTCCCTTTTTTGTTGAACAACCTCAAAGTTAATTAACGAATGTTCAGTGTAAATGCTCTATGCAATTTAGAATTGACAAAGATTCTTTAGGAGAGATAAAAATTCCATACGACGCATATTATGGACCTTTTACTGCAAGAGCTCTAAGAAATTACAAGGTCACTGGTACCAGAACACACCAGAATATGATAAGAGCTTACGTAATGGTAAAGAGATCTGCGGCCCTTGCCAACATAAGGTTAAAAAAGATCAATTCTAAAAAAGGGAATGCTATCATTAAAGCTTGTGATGAAATTCTTAACGGGTCCTTAGAGGATCAGTTTGTAATAGATGCTATCAATTCAGGCGCTGGAACCGCATTCAACATGAACATTAACGAAGTGATTGCCAATAGGGCGCTAGAGATCTTGCGCCGAGAGAAAGGTGATTACGAATACATAAGCCCCAATGACGATGTTAACATGTCACAGTCAAGCAACGATACATACCCAACTGCTCTTCATATGGCAATTCTTTTAGATTTGAATGAATTGTTACCTGTAATAGATAACCTTATATCCTCACTAAGAAGGAAGGCTAGGGAGTTTAGTGCTGTAGCGAAGATCGGCAGGACGCATCTGATGGATGCGCTGCCAATTACTTTAGGTATGGAATTCGAAGCCTATGCAGTAGCACTTGAAAACACTAAAAAATCAGTAGAAGTGGCAAGAGAAGAACTTGAATATGTAGCACTTGGGGGAACCGCGGTTGGAACCGCAGTCAATGCGCCAAAGGGCTACAGAGCACTTGTCATCAAAAATCTATCAAAGGTATCTGGTTTAAAACTGAAACCGGTCAAGGACATGCGTTATGGACTGCAGAGCAGATTTGCGGTTGCAAATGTTTCCTCAGCGTTAAGAAACTTTGCCTTGGAGCTAGTGCGCATAGCAAACGACATACGCTTGATGGCTTCTGGCCCAATAGCAGGCCTTGCAGAAATAACAATACCTGCAGTCCATGCTGGTTCAT
Proteins encoded in this region:
- a CDS encoding aspartate ammonia-lyase, yielding MQFRIDKDSLGEIKIPYDAYYGPFTARALRNYKVTGTRTHQNMIRAYVMVKRSAALANIRLKKINSKKGNAIIKACDEILNGSLEDQFVIDAINSGAGTAFNMNINEVIANRALEILRREKGDYEYISPNDDVNMSQSSNDTYPTALHMAILLDLNELLPVIDNLISSLRRKAREFSAVAKIGRTHLMDALPITLGMEFEAYAVALENTKKSVEVAREELEYVALGGTAVGTAVNAPKGYRALVIKNLSKVSGLKLKPVKDMRYGLQSRFAVANVSSALRNFALELVRIANDIRLMASGPIAGLAEITIPAVHAGSSIMPGKVNPSLAETLNMTCFNVIGNDLSVALAVQAGQFELNVMLPIMAKCTLESIDMLKNILPVFSENMIDGLQANKEKLESYIEKSPVLVTLLAPYVGYLKAAELYKEALKRNKSIRELVVDKGLMRKDVVDKVLSKKNIIKSK